The genomic interval GCCGTTTTGCCGTGCACAAGAAATCCGGCGCGGACCTGCTGCAGGCGCGCCTGGACGGCCGTCAGGTGCTGATCGCCAAGCCCCGGTCGTATATGAACGTCTCCGGCCGTCCCGTCGCGGCGCTGGCCAAATTCTTCTCCGTGCCGCCCACCGAGGTGATCGTCGTGCACGACGAACTCGATCTGCCGTTCGGCGCGATCAAACTCAAGCGCGGTGGTGGCGAGGGCGGGCACAACGGATTACGTTCTGTCTCCAGCGCTTTGACCACCAAGGACTATCTGCGCACCCGCATCGGTATCGGCCGCCCGCCGGGTCGCCAGGACCCGGCGGACTACGTGCTCAAACAGTTCGCCGCGCCGGAGCGCAAGGAAGTGCCGGTGATCGTGGAGCAGGCCGCCGACGCCGTGGAGTTGCTGCTGCGTGTAGGGCTGGAGACCGCGCAGAACCAGTTGCACTAGAACGACATGTCATCAAAACGGCAGCGTCGGGTCCTGTTTCGCCGCCGTGCCGTCCAATTCCGCGATCCGCGCGTAGAGCGCCTGCAAGGTCGCGGCTACCTCGTCGAGGAACTCGTCTACCTGCTGCACGTCGTACCCGCGTTGACCGAACTTCGGTTTCTTGAACTGGACGAGTTGAATGTCCTCGGGTGTCAGCGGCATCGGTCGCTCACTTTCTAACTCCGGGTCGCCAATACCAGGGCGAACCGTTCGTCGGGGTCGGTCCACACCTGTTCGGTTGCGAAACCAGCTGTGTGGAGCTCGTTTTCGAGACCGTTCACGCGGAACTTCGCCGAGATCTCGGTCCGCATCTCTTCGCCTCGGGCGAACTCTACGGTGAGATCGAGGTCGCGCACCGTGACAGTCATGTCTTCGGTTGCCGCCAAACGCATTTCGATCCATTCCTGCTCGGCGTCCCAGAGCGCGACATGACTGAACTTCTCCGGCTCGAAGTCCGCGCCGAGCCGGTTGTTCAACACGTGCAACACATTCCGGTTGAACTCGGCGGTCACCCCGGCCGCGTCATCGTAAGCGGGAACCAGGATCTCGGGCGCGATCACCAGGCCCGCGCCCAGCAGCAGGTGCTCACCCGGCTCCAGCACGTCGTGAATCCCCGCCAGAAATTCCGCGCGCTCGTCCGGCACCAGATTGCCGATGGTGCCCCCGAGGAACGCGATCATCCTGCGTCCGCCGCCCGGCAGATTATGCAACGTATCGGTGAAGTCGCTGACCACACCGTGTACCGCGAGACCCGGAAACTCGGCGGCGATCTCGTCCGCCGCCGCCCGCAATGCCGACGTCGAAACATCCTGGGGAACATAAGTTTTCAACGGCCCCCCCGCGCTGAGCGCGGTCAGCAGCAGGCGAGTCTTGGCCGCCGACCCCGCGCCCAACTCGACCAGCACCTCCGCCTGAGCCGCCCGCGCGATCTCACCGACCACCCGCTCCAGCAGCGCCCGCTCGGTGCGCGTCGGGTAATACTCGGCCAATTCCGTGATCCGCTCGAACAACTCGCTCCCGCGCGCGTCATAAAACCACTTGGGCGGCAACGACTTCGGATCAGCGGTCAACCCGATCCGGGCGTCCCTCCGCAACGCCGCAGTGAGGTCGTCGTCGGATAGGTAGATCTCCAGCGTCGGAGCGGTCATAGTGATACGCCTTTCGGTGTAGCTCGGAAATGTCGCGCTCGGGAAGCCACCCTTTGGCGGGCGGGCGTAAGGGGCGCGGTTCGGAGGACAAGGGCTCGAGGGCCGAGGCTCGAGGGCTCGGGACTGGGAAGGGCTGAGGCTCGAGGGCTCGGACTGGGAAGGGTTGAGGCTTGAAGGCTCGGGTTGGGAGGGTTGAGGCTTGAAGGCTCGGGTTGGGAAGGGTTGAGACTCGAGGGCGGGCTCGGAAAGCCGAAGCTCGAGGGGCGTGGCTCGGAAATGGTGGGGCTGGGGGATGTCATGGGGTGACCGCCTGTCGACCGGCCTGGCTCAGCGGTTCGACCGAGAGGTGACCTGGGCGGGCAGTGACCAGGCAGCGGTCGGGGATCGGCTGCCAGCGCGGGTCGTCGTCGTAGGGTTCGGAGGAGAGGATCGCGCAGTCGTCGGTGACGAGCGCCGACAGGGCGTGGTGAACTGTGGTGGCCCAGAGCTGTGCACCGTCGCCGAGCAGGAAGTTCAGTCGCGCGTCCGGCGCATGGGTGAGCACCGTGGTGGCGAGCAGCGCCAGGGCCGCCCCGGCGGACTCCACGAATCCTTCGGGGCCCGCCGAATCCAGCAGGTCACCCAGCAGCACCCACAGCGCCGCCGAGTCGGTGGCCGATTCGGCTTCCAGCAATTGCGCCGTCTCGAACAGCCGGGTCGCGCCCCACTGTGTCGCGGCGGTATCCAGATCCGACGAAACCGCGGTGAGCACTCGCCGCCACCCCGGCACCACACCGTTGTGGCTGAACGCCCACCGGCCACCGAGGAACGGAGCGCAAGCTGCCCGCTCCACCGGCATGCCCACGGTCGCCGAGCGGATCGAGGCCAGCACCGCCGTCGACTTCAACTGCGGCAGCACCTCTTCCACCGCCGGATCGGTCCAGATCGGGGCCGGATTCCGATACCGGCTGACCACCACCCCGCCCCGAACCCCCATCCCGGAGTCCGGCACACCGCCGCGCCCGGCGGTATCCCCGCGCCCAGCCGCTCGCACCTGACCTTCCCCCTCCGTCACCGACGAAGGCACCGACTCGGCTGCCCGCCACCAGGCCACCCCGAACCCATCCGCGTTGATGGTGCCGCCACCGCGCATCTCCCGCGGGGCCCACGCCTGCGTGCGCAAAGAATGCGCACCCCGCGTAAGCAATTCCCCCACACCGATTTCGGGGCCCACGTATCCGGCATGCCTGCACATCAGCGACCTCCATCGGGCAGTGTGGTCGGCTCAGGAAAATCCGAGGAAACCGCGATGTGCCACGCATGCGGCCGACGAGTCAGGCGAACCGGATTTCGATGCGCTTGGGCGTTGGCGCGATGTTGCGAACACCGAGGTGGCCCGGCATACCCCCCGATTGGCCGAATTTGCCTGCGTCGCATCAGTTTTCCTCCGTCCGCAGGTCGCGGGCGAGGCGGAAACCGGCGAAGATCTGGCGGCGGATGGGGTGGTCCCAGTTGCGGAAGGTGCTGCGGCAGGCGACGGGGTCGGTGCCGAAGGAGCCGCCGCGTAGCACGCGGTAGTCCCCGCCGAAGAAGACTTTGGAGTACTCCCGGTAGGGGAAGGCGTGGAAGCCGGGGTACGGGTCGAAACCGGACGAGGTCCATTCCCACACGTCGCCGATCAGCTGATGGACACCGGCCGGGGAGGCTCCGGCGGGGTACGCGCCGACTTCGGCGGGTTCCAGGTGGCGCTGGCCGAGATTGGCTGTGCGGGAGTCGGGTTCGCTATCGCCCCACGGATAGCGGCGGGAGGCCCCGGTGGCCGGGTCGTAGCGGGCCGCCTTCTCCCATTCGGCCTCGGTGGGCAGGCGTTTACCGGCCCAATTCGCGTAGGCCTCGGCTTCGAACCAGCAGACGTGCACGACAGGTTGATTCGGGCGCAGCGGGGTCGGCACGCCGAACACGCGCCGCCACCACTGCCCGGCGGGATCACGGTCCCAGAACTGCGGCGCGACCAGACCCGCTTCCTGGCGGTGCGCCCAGCCGCGGTCGGACCACAGCTCCGGACGGTCGTAGCCGCCGTCGGCGATGAAGGCCAGGTACTGCTCGTTGGTCACGGGCACGGCATCGATGGCGAATCCGGGCACGTGCGTGCGATGTGCGGGGCGTTCATTGTCCAGCGCCCATGGCTCGGTGGATGTGCCCATAGTGAATTCGCCTGCTGGAATGATGATTTCGCGGCCGACGAGCCCGCTGGTCGTGCCGGGCGGTGCGGGCGGCGCGCCGAGGACCGGCGCTCCGGCGCGTAGTTGGTGGGTGGCGAGCATGGTTTCGTCGTGCTGCTGCTCGTGCTGGGCGATCATGCCGAAGGCGAATCCGCCGTCGACCAGCGCGTCGCCGCGTAAATCGCTGGTGGCGAGCACATCCCAGACCTTCTCGCGCACCGTGCCGACGTAGCCGCGGGCCTGATCCGGGTCGAGCAGGGGCAGCGCCGGGCGGTTGGCGCGGGCGTGTTTGAACGCGTCGTACAGCTCGTCGATGTCGGACCGCACCGCCTCCCGCCCGCCGACATCGCGCACCAGCCACAGTTCTTCCTGATTGCCGATGTGCGCGAGATCCCATACCAGCGGGCTCATCAGCCGCGAATGCTGCGCCACCAGTTCGTCTTCGTCGAGCGCGTCGGTGAGGGCCAAGGAGCGTTGCCGCGCTCGCGTGAGCACCTCGGCGATCCGGCCGCGCAGCCGCTCGGTGGCACTGTTGTCGGACGCGGGTAAGTGATCACTGTTCACGAGAGTCCTCCGAGGTCGACCGATCCGCGGACCGGTGGCCGCGCACCTGGGGATGGCTGTGCATGGGCGCTCATGACGGTTCCCGCCCGTTCGTGTGGCCGGCCGTCGCTTCGCCTTGCAGGGCACCGGCCGGATTCCGGCCCTGCCGGCATCGGCGCATCGCGGTGTCGAGTTCCGTTGCCGCGGTGGCGGACCCGGCATGGGCTGCCGCCAGTGCGAGCAGATCCGCGGCGATAGCGCGAATTTCCGGATCGGCCAGGCCGCATCGCGCCGCGTCCAGCCAGCATCCGGCGAGCGGAGCGGTCAGCGCTGTCGCCTCGGCCACCACCGCCGGCGTGGACATCAGGGCCTCGACCGCGAGAATCGGTGTGGCCCAGCTGTCCTCGGGTTGGGCGTCCAGATAGCGGATTTCCAGGTGACCGGCCGCCCGCACCGGTGGGAACAGGGTGGTCAGGTGGTAGTCCAGGTCGAGCAGGCCGGGGCCGCGGCCGATTTCGTCGTCCAGCGCGCCGGAGAGCCAGTCGGCGAAGGTGGCGCCCGGCGGGGCCGCCCAGCTGTCACCGTCGGCTCGGCGGACGCACAGCAGCGGAACATCGAGGGCCCAGCGGCTGTAGGACTCGATCGGGTCGGACCAATCCTCGGCGGGCGGGCGGGTGCGGGCGTAATCCAGGCGCAGCCAGGTACGCATGCGCTGGGAGGCCCAGGCGCCCGCCGGGGCGCCGCGCAGGAAAGGGGAGCAGGCGAAGGCGGCGAGCAGCGCCGGGCCCATCACGTACAGCGCTTTCCAGCGGGCGGCTACCTCCGCGCGGTCGGCGCCCGCGTCCACACTGATCTGGGTGGCGGCGGTGTTGCACATCATCAGCTTGCCGAAGGGGCCGATCCCGCCGAAGGACTGTTCCATGGCGCGATAGCGCGGGAGCCGGAGCAACCGTTTGGGACGGCGATCGGCGTCGGCGGCGAGGGAGACGGTGCGGATGGCGCGGGATTCGAGGAGTTCGCGCAAGCGGCGGGCATCGTTGCCGAGCTGCTCGCACAGCTGTGCGGCGGTGGCGAACGGAGCGCTGGAGAGTTCGATCTGACCGCCGGGTTCGATGGTGACCCGGCTGCCCCCGGGCAGTGCGTGTGCCGGTGAATCGGGGGCGATGGACCGCGGTGCGTGCGGTCCGAGGGCGGCGGTTAGTGCAGTCAGCTGCGGGCGGGGTGCTGCGGCGGGACCTGATGCCGAACGCTCACCCTGCACGGTGAGCCACTCGAGTTCGGCACCGATCAGCGTGGGTGGGCCCAGCTTGAAGCAGACACCCCCGACGTAAGCTTCCGCCGCGGCGCGCGAGGACAATTCCCCGGACGTGGTGGCGCGGCCGGTCGAAACCGAATGCGCGAGCGTGACCGCCATCCCAACCTCCACCATGTTTCGTGCGGGCTGGGGGTTCGGTCCAGCACCGTAGGTTCGTGTTGCTTGTGCGAGCCCACTCGAGCCGGGCCGACCCGAACCAGCCTAGCGAGCGGCACCGACAAGAAATCGACAAGAAAACAAACTTCCCGGCTGACCAGGGCGGCTGCCGAGCCCACCAAATCGGTGTATTGATGCGGGACAACGCGGGGACCGAGGGCCAGCGCGCGGACCGCCGGAGGCGCTAGGGTCGTTGACATGCTTGACGAAGGTCGCGTACGGGCGGAGACACCGGGGTGCGGGTCCGATTCCGGGACGGTGTTCCTGGACAGCGCCGGGTCTTCGCTGCCGTCGCAGGTTGTGCTCGACACTGTCATCGGGCACCTGCGGCGCGAAGCGGAGGTCGGTGGCTATCGGGCGGCGAACGAGCGCCTCGAGGATCTCGCCGCCGTGAAGACTGATATCGGCACTCTGATCAACGCCGATCCGAGCTGTATCGCGCTGAGCGACAGCGCGACTCGCGCCTGGGCTGATTTCTTCTATTCCGTGCCGCTGGGCCCCGGTGACCGCATCCTGATCTCCGGCTCCGACTACGCCTCCAATGGCATTGCCGCGCTGCAACGTGCGCGCGCGACCGGCGCCCGGGTGGAACAGATCCCCACCGATCCGAACGGCCAGCTCGACCTCGACGCCATGGCCGACATGGTCGACGAACGCGTGAAATTGGTTTCGGTCCTGCATGTTCCGTCCAATGGCGGCCTGGTCAACCCGGCGGCCGAAGCTACCCGAATCGCGCACTCGGTGGGCGCGCTGGTGCTGCTCGACGCGTGTCAGTCGGCTGGTCAAATCGCGCTGGACACCCGCGAACTCGATGTCGACGCCATGTCGGTCACCGGCCGCAAATGGCTGCGCGGCCCGCGCGGCACCGGATTCCTCTATGTCCGACCAGAATTGGCCACGACCCTGGAGCCGCAGCGGTTGGATCTGCACAGCGCGCAGTGGACCAGCGCCGACAGCTACCAGCTGGCAGCCGACGCGAGCCGCTTCGAATTCTGGGAGTGCGATGTGGCCGGACGGCTCGGCCTCGGCGCCGCCGTCCGCTATCTGCTCGACCTCGGGCCCGAGGATGTCTACGCCGCCGTCGCCGCCCGCGCCGAATACTTGCGCAAGACGCTGCCCGAGATCCCCGGCGTGACCGTGCGTGATCTGGGCGTGCGGCACAGCGGGATCGTCTCGTTCACCGTCGACGGGGTCGCCGCGTTCGACGTCCGCGACCGCCTCGCGGCGCGCGACATCACCGTCACCGTCAGCCAGGCGAGCTCCACTCTGCTGGATATGACCGCCCGCGGCCTGGACGCCGTGGTGCGCGCCTCGCCGCACTGTTTCGTGAGCTTCGACGAACTCGATCGCTTCGTCGCGGCGCTCGCCGAGTTGTAGGGCCGATGTCGCAGCGCGAACTCGTCGTCCTCGGCACCGCGAGCCAGGTTCCGACCAAGGTCCGCAACCACAACGGCTACCTGTTGCGCTGGGGATCGGAGGGGGTGCTGTTCGATCCGGGCGAGGGCACTCAGCGTCAGATGTCCTACGCCGGCGTCTCGGTCACCGACATCACCCGCATCGCGATCACCCATTTCCACGGCGACCACAGCCTCGGGTTGCCGGGCATCGTGCAGCGCATCAATCTGGACAAGGTGCCGCACCCGGTGCATGCCTACTATCCAGCCT from Nocardia goodfellowii carries:
- a CDS encoding aminotransferase class V-fold PLP-dependent enzyme — encoded protein: MLDEGRVRAETPGCGSDSGTVFLDSAGSSLPSQVVLDTVIGHLRREAEVGGYRAANERLEDLAAVKTDIGTLINADPSCIALSDSATRAWADFFYSVPLGPGDRILISGSDYASNGIAALQRARATGARVEQIPTDPNGQLDLDAMADMVDERVKLVSVLHVPSNGGLVNPAAEATRIAHSVGALVLLDACQSAGQIALDTRELDVDAMSVTGRKWLRGPRGTGFLYVRPELATTLEPQRLDLHSAQWTSADSYQLAADASRFEFWECDVAGRLGLGAAVRYLLDLGPEDVYAAVAARAEYLRKTLPEIPGVTVRDLGVRHSGIVSFTVDGVAAFDVRDRLAARDITVTVSQASSTLLDMTARGLDAVVRASPHCFVSFDELDRFVAALAEL
- the egtD gene encoding L-histidine N(alpha)-methyltransferase, with the translated sequence MTAPTLEIYLSDDDLTAALRRDARIGLTADPKSLPPKWFYDARGSELFERITELAEYYPTRTERALLERVVGEIARAAQAEVLVELGAGSAAKTRLLLTALSAGGPLKTYVPQDVSTSALRAAADEIAAEFPGLAVHGVVSDFTDTLHNLPGGGRRMIAFLGGTIGNLVPDERAEFLAGIHDVLEPGEHLLLGAGLVIAPEILVPAYDDAAGVTAEFNRNVLHVLNNRLGADFEPEKFSHVALWDAEQEWIEMRLAATEDMTVTVRDLDLTVEFARGEEMRTEISAKFRVNGLENELHTAGFATEQVWTDPDERFALVLATRS
- a CDS encoding DivIVA domain-containing protein, with translation MPLTPEDIQLVQFKKPKFGQRGYDVQQVDEFLDEVAATLQALYARIAELDGTAAKQDPTLPF
- the egtB gene encoding ergothioneine biosynthesis protein EgtB, with the protein product MNSDHLPASDNSATERLRGRIAEVLTRARQRSLALTDALDEDELVAQHSRLMSPLVWDLAHIGNQEELWLVRDVGGREAVRSDIDELYDAFKHARANRPALPLLDPDQARGYVGTVREKVWDVLATSDLRGDALVDGGFAFGMIAQHEQQHDETMLATHQLRAGAPVLGAPPAPPGTTSGLVGREIIIPAGEFTMGTSTEPWALDNERPAHRTHVPGFAIDAVPVTNEQYLAFIADGGYDRPELWSDRGWAHRQEAGLVAPQFWDRDPAGQWWRRVFGVPTPLRPNQPVVHVCWFEAEAYANWAGKRLPTEAEWEKAARYDPATGASRRYPWGDSEPDSRTANLGQRHLEPAEVGAYPAGASPAGVHQLIGDVWEWTSSGFDPYPGFHAFPYREYSKVFFGGDYRVLRGGSFGTDPVACRSTFRNWDHPIRRQIFAGFRLARDLRTEEN
- the pth gene encoding aminoacyl-tRNA hydrolase gives rise to the protein MTDAVPALVVGLGNPGAEYERTRHNIGFLVADVLAERVGGRFAVHKKSGADLLQARLDGRQVLIAKPRSYMNVSGRPVAALAKFFSVPPTEVIVVHDELDLPFGAIKLKRGGGEGGHNGLRSVSSALTTKDYLRTRIGIGRPPGRQDPADYVLKQFAAPERKEVPVIVEQAADAVELLLRVGLETAQNQLH
- a CDS encoding class II glutamine amidotransferase, whose translation is MCRHAGYVGPEIGVGELLTRGAHSLRTQAWAPREMRGGGTINADGFGVAWWRAAESVPSSVTEGEGQVRAAGRGDTAGRGGVPDSGMGVRGGVVVSRYRNPAPIWTDPAVEEVLPQLKSTAVLASIRSATVGMPVERAACAPFLGGRWAFSHNGVVPGWRRVLTAVSSDLDTAATQWGATRLFETAQLLEAESATDSAALWVLLGDLLDSAGPEGFVESAGAALALLATTVLTHAPDARLNFLLGDGAQLWATTVHHALSALVTDDCAILSSEPYDDDPRWQPIPDRCLVTARPGHLSVEPLSQAGRQAVTP
- the egtA gene encoding ergothioneine biosynthesis glutamate--cysteine ligase EgtA — translated: MAVTLAHSVSTGRATTSGELSSRAAAEAYVGGVCFKLGPPTLIGAELEWLTVQGERSASGPAAAPRPQLTALTAALGPHAPRSIAPDSPAHALPGGSRVTIEPGGQIELSSAPFATAAQLCEQLGNDARRLRELLESRAIRTVSLAADADRRPKRLLRLPRYRAMEQSFGGIGPFGKLMMCNTAATQISVDAGADRAEVAARWKALYVMGPALLAAFACSPFLRGAPAGAWASQRMRTWLRLDYARTRPPAEDWSDPIESYSRWALDVPLLCVRRADGDSWAAPPGATFADWLSGALDDEIGRGPGLLDLDYHLTTLFPPVRAAGHLEIRYLDAQPEDSWATPILAVEALMSTPAVVAEATALTAPLAGCWLDAARCGLADPEIRAIAADLLALAAAHAGSATAATELDTAMRRCRQGRNPAGALQGEATAGHTNGREPS